From a single Cryptococcus deuterogattii R265 chromosome 5, complete sequence genomic region:
- a CDS encoding TTK protein kinase, with protein MSSLENDHVLDNLWTTEDESFEVQMPDFHFDWGLEKGKTAEQGMKPPTASLHSLSIKEITPPLPSGSSSASTPPHSTYSARSSISSVQTLPRMGASSVSPHIPTPPGSIVNPGHQSLSAQNISKSGGSSSGESSGERGKTYGGRKFQRVVSAPISPRYGRETDGVESQVSGDACSRSESITSPHTATIRPPHAQLSSASLVDASTVPGRSNLITPALPERTLPTARSTVRRLGGLSKFGGPARRVILPQGSEDAQVQESVENGNVNELQGRHSSALINPRPQGPPDVYRSSDQTITSPTAATGCESRSMHPDDRSMKSARKPVNQSIHEMSESVHESMGLTAQSQAGQGASRTPAALSSEGEDKDKLFRPFGKLDEKLQSVAGPSKASGLRYMDSLPEAAPEARDMQVNDSRSADVGKSASPPYGSLRAARPPPIVESRRNAPTVSTATVVSASASHPMMPSEISLPPPTQSAPQGKTLFYVNAVPYERLQRLGKGGSSTVYSVLYPGPKKKIIYALKVVQLDRADSETYQSYTNEIELLKRLRGHDRVIQLIDHQITFNQHNRPHRLLMVMECGEIDFAALLDEQRGKAINMNFVGLYWEQMLEAVQAVHRENVVHTDLKPANFVLVKGRLKIIDFGIAKAVANDTVNIQRDQQIGTVNYMSPEAIQRMNNQKVLKLSYPSDVWSLGCILYQMIYGSPPFQHISGGPLAKMGVIADPNHVVTYPEVAVPKTAVGFSLDGHPTDPASLSVPVSPSAIDSMKRCLAYRKEHRLTIPELLQHEFLKPRIRAPAVPPGSTPITQYQMERLVNFILSENGLPELSEGNHTAEDLFSQLEAQNALSK; from the exons ATGAGCTCACTCGAGAACGATCATGTTCTGGATAATCTCTGGACAACGGAGGACGAGTCGTTTGAAGTGCAGATGCCAGATTTCCATTTCGATTGGGGAttggagaaagggaaaacCGCAGAGCAAGGAATGAAGCCCCCCACTGCCTCCTTACACTCTCTATCCATCAAAGAAATCACTCCGCCTCTACCTAGcggctcttcctccgcctctaCCCCTCCTCATTCCACTTATTCGGCAAGGTCGTCAATATCTTCTGTACAGACGTTACCCAGAATGGGCGCCTCCTCTGTATCACCTCATATACCCACTCCCCCCGGAAGCATCGTTAACCCTGGCCATCAGTCATTATCTGCTCAAAACATCAGCAAGTCTGGAGGGAGCTCCAGTGGGGAGTCGAGCGGTGAACGGGGCAAGACTTATGGTGGCCGCAAATTCCAACGCGTAGTGTCTGCTCCAATATCGCCCAGATATGGAAGGGAAACGGACGGAGTAGAATCTCAAGTTTCAGGAGATGCTTGCTCA AGATCTGAAAGTATAACCAGTCCACATACCGCCACAATACGTCCCCCACATGCACAGCTATCGTCTGCGTCACTTGTTGATGCGTCCACAGTGCCGGGACGTTCAAATCTCATAACCCCTGCACTCCCTGAGCGCACTTTACCAACTGCCAGGTCGACAGTGAGGCGTTTGGGCGGACTCTCTAAATTTGGCGGTCCAGCAAGACGTGTTATATTACCCCAGGGAAGTGAGGATGCCCAGGTTCAAGAAAGTGTGGAAAATGGCAATGTCAATGAGCTGCAAGGAAGACACAGCTCTGCGCTCATCA ATCCCCGACCTCAAGGACCCCCGGACGTTTATCGCTCCTCGGACCAAACAATCACTTCCCCAACTGCAGCAACCGGATGCGAAAGTCGATCGATGCATCCAGACGACCGATCAATGAAATCAGCTCGCAAGCCCGTAAACCAAAGTATACATGAAATGAGCGAATCAGTCCATGAATCGATGGGTTTAACTGCTCAATCGCAAGCGGGACAAGGGGCATCACGTACACCGGCGGCCTTATCgtcggaaggagaggataaAGACAAACTGTTTCGGCCTTTTGGTAAACTGGATGAGAAATTGCAGTCTGTGGCTGGTCCCTCAAAGGCTTCAGGTCTTAGATATATGGACTCTTTGCCAGAAGCAGCCCCAGAAGCTCGGGACATGCAGGTGAACGACTCTCGCTCGGCGGATGTCGGCAAATCAGCCAGCCCTCCCTATGGCAGCCTTCGTGCTGCTCGCCCACCACCAATCGTTGAGTCACGCAGAAATGCCCCAACGGTATCAACTGCTACCGTTGTTAGTGCATCTGCATCTCATCCTATGATGCCATCAGAAATATCGTTGCCCCCGCCTACTCAAAGTGCTCCGCAAGGCAAAACTTTATTTTAT GTGAACGCAGTTCCATACGAAAGATTGCAGCGCCTTGGAAAGGGCGGCTCATCAACGGTTTATTCTGTCCTTTACCCAGGTCCTAAGAAAAAAATCATCTACGCTCTCAAGGTAGTGCAGCTCGATCGTGCAGATTCCGAAACATATCAAAGCTATACAAACGAAATCGAGCTTTTGAAGCGACTCCGTGGACACGATCGTGTTATTCAGCTCATCGATCATCAAATAACTTTCAACCAACATAATCGCCCTCATCGTTTGCTGATG GTCATGGAATGCGGTGAAATTGATTTTGCAGCATTGCTAGATGAGCAGCGAGGGAAGGCGATCAATATGAATTTTGTCGGCTTATATTGGGAGCAA ATGCTTGAAGCTGTCCAGGCCGTCCACCGCGAGAATGTCGTTCATACAGATTTGAAGCCGGCCAACTTTGTGCTTGTAAAAGGGCGGTTGAAAATCATTGACTTCGGAATTGCAAAAGCAGTAGCCAATGACACTGTCAATATTCAGCGCGATCAGCAA ATTGGCACCGTAAACTATATGTCACCCGAGGCTATTCAAAGAATGAACAATCAGAAAGTATTGAAG TTATCCTATCCCAGCGACGTTTGGTCACTTGGTTGTATCCTTTACCAAATGATTTATGGTAGCCCACCTTTTCAACATATTAGTGGAGGACCACTGGCGAAAATGGGTGTAATCGCAGATCCCAACCACGTCGTCACTTATCCAGAAGTGGCTGTACCCAAAACAGCAGTTGGGTTCAGTCTTGATGGTCATCCTACAGACCCCGCCAGTCTATCTGTCCCTGTTAGCCCATCTGCCATTGATTCAATGAAGCGATGTTTAGCGTATCGCAAAGAGCATCGACTGACGATACCTGAACTATTGCAACATGAGTTTTTGAAGCCAAGAATAAGAG CTCCAGCTGTTCCTCCAGGATCTACTCCAATAACACAGTATCAGATGGAGCGATTGGTCAATTTTATATTGTCGGAGAATGGCCTACCAGAACTGTCAGAAGGCAATCACACAGCTGAG GATCTATTTTCCCAACTGGAAGCTCAGAACGCACTGTCTAAATGA